AATCGAATTTTGCATACGGCATAATATTAAGTGGATTAAcatggataaaaaatattacttacttGTCATCAACCATTTTTGCAGAACGGGATGGAAACTATCGACACAACAAGTAAACTGTAAATACTGTTGTAGCAAAAAGAACGATCCTGTGTAGAAATGTtgtgttgaaaattgaaattgaatatttgagGTTAGTACTGACTACCGATAATCACAAGTACAGTGTGACCATTTTAATCATGAATAACAAACGCATTGTAACATGTTATCAATCAATTATATCATTGATCATAGAAATGATAACGGACAACTAATATTcgaattaattgataattttattttatttcatcacaATTCAGACTTCAGTTagtagttaatacttaatacttactacttagtagcacgatttaagatattactataactagtataagtatattttaaatcgtggttagtagttatttaattattattcgttacaTTATAGTTCTAGATTCtggtctaaaaaaattaatccgtagttcaaatatttccgaaatacaaaaatcacttgtaaaacaatgatttactattaaataaatttagatatttggtatagttaaaaattattaatcgtagaaactttaaatacatcagttatttaaattgacattttctgtaaactattaagttttggggtattcaggtcattaaataaacataaaccgCCGTTTTTACAAAGTAcccaatttaaaacataaatacataatatattttatctattacaCCCTAGGCTGATAAGTCGTCTCCTTTCAGAATCGTTGTAGGCACAAACTAAGATATATATCTTAGTTTGTGCATAAAACATACATActtatgataattgataacatatattacatttttcatacatCGATGATTTTTCAcagaatgtttttaaaatgtatcgaATTCAATTCTTTTGTAATCAAATAGCAGTCAGCATTcagtttgataattttattgctctacaatttaaaatactacatCTACACCCCATATTTTACATCATATATCTcaccaaaattaatatttttataataacttgaaACTTAGGGTTTAGTTACTTCCCAACACTGTCTATAAGCTACAAttcaaattactataataatattattattaatattatgtttttttttattagcatttattacctgctataattatagtatttatactcATCATAATAAGAGCTGATTCATACTAaagaatgttaaatataactatataaggttgtaataaatgataatagcaGAAGACAATGCACTTTTAATATGACAGTATTAAATCACTTAATAAAGTTTTGCAAAGGAGTACAGGCTAAGCTGTTAGGTATTCTCAATATACAATTGTCAAGAAAGATTTAGTTTGTTACTAATTAAGGatgttagtataattaataattacataaatagtgaaaaactatcatttttgtaataaaagtatatttttttagaagtccataatttataatcttgatataaataatactataaaattaatgtttggcAAGAGTACTTATGCGAGAATTTAGAAATTCAAGTAATGAAAAAcaatgtgttaaaaattaaaatgtatttaaacaatttaaatgataggaatgtattttttagaatttgataatattatattttaaataataatatgcatattatttcttatataaattaataccatttattattatgctgtgacaaatttttgaacattaactttttaacactTTGTTTACACATAAGTATGCTACCTTTATGGtttattgtaacaatataataaattgatttaattactaatataataatgtgaaataaatatatacaaaatgtatctatataaaattgatactaaaaaatattttattagatatatcttattatatgcaatacatcgacaattttaataacctCCGTATTTTTCCTGCAAATAAAAcacatactaattattattttgtaataaaatgttatcataattatatgtatatgttgttataaacattatacatatataaataatttaaatataagttgttTATTACTTTACCTGAAATGATGACATCATGCCATTAGCCAGAGATGATAATTTACCAGCTACTTTTGTCACACCTTGTTTAACACTTTCTTTAACATCATCTAAATCTGGCGGTTGGTATGTAGAATTGACACCTGTCATTTCTTCTCTGCCAAATAGTTCAGCAGACGAAATACTATTACTTCCTTCAAAACGGGAAAGATTTGATTTCTCAgcctacaattaaaaaatataatttagagttaaaagttaagtcacgtgatgaaaatattacaataattttattcaaaactcaatagatatatacttttttgtgtaagtacataaataccacgtaaattatacaatacaataacatacatttagcAAAGGAAAGACAATTTttagtaactaataatttttgttcttcAAAGTTTCAAACATTGTACACaaagacatttttatatgattttgcttttttgatattactgattataatcatatggaattaataaaatagaaagattattcccatattatataatgtagttattattGACAAcagattaatttcaatattaaatatagcagtaagattagatttaataatagatgTTAGATTGGGAAGGAATTTTAAAGCAATTCTAATAcaatgttcaaattttgagTGAACTGTTacctgttattttttaatttttcatgggGATTAGGAATATTTTGATGATGgttgaaatgataattttgaagataattgatttaaagatTAGGCATTTCAAAGTAAaacttgaattatataataatattaaattgatatatttcaagtttattacttaataatatttatttttatttatttgtgttaaataaaataatattttaaattattttatttatattatataaaatatattaatagtagaaTTCTCTTTTAAAcctttatttaataggtaaggAAATAACATTCCAAAAACTTAATTAGTAGTGcctaattatacttaaagcagtttgataaaatcatcaaaaatcACACTGAagcaattcaaatatttttcctacatttgtatatgttatatgaaCATAACTTACTTGTGTTTGATTATCACCAAAATATTGAGTAGATGATATTGATTTAGCTCcaccaaattttttaaaagcttcATTATTTTCTGTAGGTTTTGACACTACATTTGTTAATCTATTATTTCTACCTTGTCTTCTATTAGAGCTTTCATTAAGAGAGTCCcaattatcattttcaacttctttgtttactttttttgctggttttatattatcccaatcatttttaatgacaTCAATAGTGGATGGTATATAtgatgattttgaatttttaatagaatcaTCAAAGTCCATAAAGTCATCACTGGTAATTTGATGGTgtctattcaaataaataaaatgtaaaaaaaaaaattaattaattttaactgatATATTTGAAgagtttttatgtaatttcaaAACCAATTTTGTGCTCTATAGGTAAAAATtttgtaactataaaaaatatagtgttaaTTATGAATgtcaaaagtatatattacaaaaatagtgAATGTGATTGATATCAAGTGCTCAATCAACTAGTTTTGCCCGACAAAAAGAAATCTAATTAAATCAGGGTTATAAACAGGGCTGTgaattaaatgcattaaaaagttataaaatatgatcttaaaattcataaaataggtacatttgcaaaaaaaactaaaatttattggtaaatgtttattatttttttttataattttagttttaatcttactaatgtatactaataatacaataatagtcaACTtggtaaaatactaaaatgagataaaaacttgtttattactcaactaaaaataaaatggtttcatcaaaactataaaagttatattttaaacataaacattattgataatttaaaccaGATTGAttaggataatatacatttgtacaGCCTAAtcagttaagaaaaaaatagagtttatattggtattattaataaaaaataaaaaaattaaattggctGAATTCATTATCTTATATGATGTAGCAAAATAAACAtggaaatgtatttaattcacattcctaataataacaaattaaacagtGAAGAGGAgataattctatttatttagatattaaatttttactaaaattatgaagaataaaaatgaatgataatTTACCATCAACTAtagctttaaattataaatagtttcatcatttaatataacatacagaGTCAATTAATTTAGATTCTAGATCAgggtacaaattaattaatttaaaaacattattacaagaaaaatatacaaatattacttgttcatcatttttaaaatcatttcagGAGTTTTATCTTCATCAAAACAATCATAAAATTGATCTTCATTATGGTCTAAtgtagtttgtttttttacttcttTATCTAGTGCTGTCATATCATTTAATGCTGAATGACtaacaatactaataataaaataatattagttaaacaTTTACACAACCCGTGTTTAcgtatagtaaatagtaaacatACTTTTTTGAAGTAAATCCCATACCAAGTCTTTCTAATTGAGCAGCTTTTTTAGgatcaatttgttttaatttttcctcttctttatttttctttaaacttaaatcatGATATGCTAACCTCATTGATGACATCTATGTCAatcaaaaaccaatttttaaactgtaaGTTTGGTCACtataaacatgtatatattcagttttaaataCCTGAGTTTCTTGGTCTTCATTAGATTTTTCtgtatttactgttttttcTGGTTCactaaatttcattttatcagCTAATTCTGCTTCTTTTTCTATATCAGCAAAATTAGCATGTATTTTCTGAGCACCCATGCCTAATCTTTTTCCTCCcaactaaaatcaaatatatttattttattttacaatgatttttttttttttttttttaattttttaatagcctattttataaaatgtaaactaaagaattgtaatataatgtattaagaatattaacatttgaatATCGATGCTTTGTAATAAAcgctaaatattaaatagtaactcattaatttgtttatattaaaaaaaaaatgtctttaaatatttttttaataaatgtatattttatatatatatatacagtaaatactttcttattatatactaccacatattagttgtatattaagaataattttaattcaagtcTGTTAGAAGCTATTATTGATGAAACAAATTTCAgaacataacaaaataagtaaTCAGTATTTTACTGTTACTTaactagtatttaataaattgttaatttataactatgttGTATAGTATGTTACAGAAGTATCTCTTAGCCCTAAGTATCTCCATAccaaatcaatacatttaaatgcaAATTACATGCAAATTacacaatttgatttttttagtttattttaatattttaatttaattttatcttgaaaatttaaaatctaaattacaaaagaaatttgctttgaaaaaaaatgtaaaatgggACTTCTTGGATATACTGTTTACTTACACCAGATCTTTTACTATGTGCTTGACGACCACctaataaagttttatgatCTATTGATTTTTGAGCTGCATCATTTAAGATTTTAGTGCCTCCTTGAAATGTTGTATCACCATtatcctaaaataatataatttattttttaaaacttattaatataagtgattattatgaattatgaatacTCATACTTGTTTAAAGGGCATAAAATTGTTACTTAAGTTgtcattaaatgaattaacatTAGTTGTATGttgttcaaaaaaatctattgGCTTCACTTCAATTGTTTCGTGTGGTTGGTCcaaaaataactgaataaaatataaacattaatgaataaaattactgCAAACATGTTATGTATAGGCTATTCTttcatgaatataaataatgattatatttgtgttaataatataataacatgcaacagatttttgtattgaaatgcatgtataatttaagtagattaaaatatttaacatcaatTTATTGAGGTAAAGTAGAATTATATACCAGACAGAAATGtaggatatttaaaataagtacaatgaatataacatataacattattgtacaattaatGCAAAACTATAATTCATACTTTCATAGCtagtttactataaaatattttttataaaaaattacctgtgttccataagttttcattGCTTGTTTAGCACTTTGTAAGAGTTTATCTCTATATAATTGAGCAGCTCTGGAATTATATTTCTGTTGTGCATCTTTAGACATGCAATTATGTTGCCTGAAGAAAactgtctataatatatcacatatAAGCTATAAGTATGCaatgttaaatgtattgagaaatacaaattaaagtaattattacagCATTTGAATTTCCGCCTAATTGCATTTGCCGCATTTGTAACCATGTCCAATTTGTATCTAATTGAGTAGACCTCACAAAAGTTAAATGAACTCCCAAACTCCTATGTACTGCAGAACAATCCAAACATATAAACACACCATATGTTATACTCGACCATGTtggattttttgaattacagtCAAAACATGTctgaaacatttaaacattatttcttttttttttttttaaataaaccagCAGTTAATAGATCATTAggttatattgataatattaaatcacatTCTTATAGACAACATAGTAGTATAATGATacacaaatcataataataaaattacttaaatattagatgATAAATTGGGGAGGGTTATGTAGATTAGTGAGGATGATGAATTTGATTGAATAACAAACCGAATGATTTCAAAGAG
The DNA window shown above is from Aphis gossypii isolate Hap1 chromosome 2, ASM2018417v2, whole genome shotgun sequence and carries:
- the LOC114131743 gene encoding ADP-ribosylation factor GTPase-activating protein 2, which codes for MSELKVNSEDIEIVFQRLRALPANKTCFDCNSKNPTWSSITYGVFICLDCSAVHRSLGVHLTFVRSTQLDTNWTWLQMRQMQLGGNSNATVFFRQHNCMSKDAQQKYNSRAAQLYRDKLLQSAKQAMKTYGTQLFLDQPHETIEVKPIDFFEQHTTNVNSFNDNLSNNFMPFKQDNGDTTFQGGTKILNDAAQKSIDHKTLLGGRQAHSKRSGLGGKRLGMGAQKIHANFADIEKEAELADKMKFSEPEKTVNTEKSNEDQETQMSSMRLAYHDLSLKKNKEEEKLKQIDPKKAAQLERLGMGFTSKNIVSHSALNDMTALDKEVKKQTTLDHNEDQFYDCFDEDKTPEMILKMMNKHHQITSDDFMDFDDSIKNSKSSYIPSTIDVIKNDWDNIKPAKKVNKEVENDNWDSLNESSNRRQGRNNRLTNVVSKPTENNEAFKKFGGAKSISSTQYFGDNQTQAEKSNLSRFEGSNSISSAELFGREEMTGVNSTYQPPDLDDVKESVKQGVTKVAGKLSSLANGMMSSFQEKYGGY